The genomic DNA GTGGTTTATGAATTAATATGTGGGTTAGGGGTTAAAAGAGTGATCGTCACTTACACTGGCACTTTGCACAGGGGTCTTTCTCATATTCCAGAAGATCAGCACGACTACGAACGCTGGCGTTCCTCCTCATGCCACCGCCATCCCGCACCCCTCCATCACGTAGGCGCGCCGCCTCCTCCTTGGCAAACACACCCAGCTCCTGGGTGTACCGCCCATACATCTGAAtagatgaaaaggaaaaagtttTTACACTGGTAGTAACAGAGGAAGGCAGTGTAGAAAATGTCAGTGTGATACAGCATGTTTTCCACTTTAAAAATTAATACTGTGTTGGGTCACAATAATACATTCAGCGTAAACACGCTAAGGTTCAAGCTCTGAGTAAACAGACCCAGCTGTGGAAAATTCACTGACTGCAAATAGAAACTCCATTCACAGCTTTCCTCTTTAATTCtcctttagaaataaataaaaaaaatcactcagcTTTGACTCAGCAGTCGTGTAATGACTTCTTTTCAGACAGATGAGCAGACAATAAGCTCCACCTGTCAGCTCCCAGCTGATTAACTCTGCAGGGCTGGCACACAATTGACTACTAACAATGAGAGGCGGTGTTCATAGCGAACTACACACAATCAATCACGTATAAAGACTGCATCCCAGCCATAGATGTGGTTGTTGTAGATTTGGCCAGTGTGTAGTTAGTTATTAACACCATAATGAAGCTTTTCAAGCTGCTGTTTAGTGTTGtggttgtttgtgtttgttgtgttaCTGCGCAGCATTCCTGGAAGATTCCTCTGCAGAAACCTCAAACTTCTCATTCTTTTCAGTGGTCTCAACAACAGTCAAATGTCCCTCCAACTATAGCTCCTCTTGATAAATGCCTGGTAGAGGAGGCTCAGAAGATCCGGTGTGGGACTCCAGATCTGACCCCTGAACAATGTGAAAAAATGAATTGCTGCTTTGATGGGCTACAGTGCTACTATGGGAAAACAGGTATTTGTGCTTCGGTGAGGTTTCTTTTCATGTTGGTGGACATGTGAAACTGAGCAGACCTTCACCCATCTATTGTCTTGTCTCCCAGTgactgtgcagtgtaccagggatGGCCAGTTTGTGGTGGTTGTGGCTAGAGATGCCACCCTGCCACCCATAGAACTGGACTCAATCGGCCTGCTGGAGACTGACGATGTCTTCTGTACCCCTGTCGACAGCACCTCTGCCTTTGTCATCTTTCAGTTCCCTGTGACAGCATGTGGCACCACAGTTACGGTAGGGTGGAGGGTTATCTAGACCATCTTTGATATGAAAATACAATCTGATCTGATTCATCACTTGAACAtagtcattttttttccctctttccacAGGAGGAGGATGGTTTTGTGGTTTATGAAAACCACATGTCGTCTTCATATGAAGTAGGAGTTGGCCTAAAAGGCTCAATTACCAGGGACAGCCATTTTGAGTGAGTCTGTCAAACGGGAATTggcaaattctgaacacaatgacaacacaaAAGcactgattatttatttttatttgagtcAATGTAAAACCCCCTTTAGCTTCATGTATTGTAaacttttttctcctttggCAGCTGCAATGTAAATGTGCTGTCTCTAAAGCACTGCCAGTCAgcttttgtttaaatgtgctataaataaaatgacggCCATCCCTAAAAGGTTCACACTTCTGATGGTGCATGTTTAAAGTATAATTTCCAAAAAGCTTAAGCAGTTCAGTGGGTACATGTTGGACTTGAAAGAGAGAACCTGTCAATCCTATTGGACTAATATCTAGAACCAGTGCCTCTGTTATCGTGCCACACTACAAAGCAATTAACCtgtagttttccattcattctaTCATTTAACTCTTAAAGGGACTGACACTTAAGTAGGCCTTTGACTGCTTAAATACCGCAAAGTTGTGCTCTGCCGACAGGCTACTGTTCCAGTGTCGGTACTCCGGCACAGCCACAGAGGCTCTCATCCTGGAGGTGAACCCTGTTCCTCCTCCCGTACCGGTTGCTGCTGCAGGACCTCTCAGAGTGGAGCTCAGACTGGGAAGTGGACAGTGCCGCACAAAAGGATGTGTGGAGGGTGAGTCGCATGACCCCTATGAAGCGGTACAGAAATGAACTTGTTTGCACTAAAACTATTACTCTGCTTGCAGAAGTGGCAGCGTACAGCTCCTTCTATGCCCCATCAGACTACCCAATCACCAAAGTGTTACGGGAACCTGTCTATGTTGAGGTGCGCATCTTGGCAAGGTCCGACCCAAATATCATTCTGAACTTGGAGCACTGCTGGGCCACCTCCAACCCAAATCCTGACAGCCTGCCACAGTGGGACCTTCTGTTTAATGGGTATATAAAAGCAAACTGATACAACTTTGTACacttatttgtattttgtgCTAAGGTGGATTCTTCTTGGCTGCAGGTGTCCGTACCATGATGACAAATACCTGACCACAGTGGTTCATGTGGACGGCTCCTCTGGGCTTCAGTACCCGACGCACCACAAACGTTTTGTCATAAAGATGTTCACATTTGTGGATCCAAACGACTTCTTTCCACAGAAAGACAGGGTACAGCAGAGCTTACTTAAATTGGGTTCCCTTCACAGAAACTGTTTTCTTGACCAAATGTaccttctttttaaaaaaggtgttCATCCACTGCACCACAGCTGTTTGCTATCCAACCAGTATGGACTCTTGTGAGCAGTACTGTCATCGACAGCGTGAGTATCTTGACTGTAGTTTAATACTTAAACTGCCTGGCATTCTGATCTCTAAGTTTACACAACTCCAGAAGTCTCCAGCTTTATGCAAGTTTAGCAAAACTTTCCAGCGCTTTCCACTTCAAGAAGGCAGATCGCACTGAAATTGGCATTTGCATGCTTAAATCAAAGGTAGAAAGGCTTCCCCCTGGAAGAGCTGAAATGGCATCTAGAATATTTAGCTTTACATATTCATTTATGCACTTCTgtaagattttctttttcagcacttaaagaaaaaatgtcTGCCTTGCAGGAAGAGCAGTATCTGCAGCAAGGAAAGTTTCCCAGAGCCAGAGGGGTCTAGTCTCAAGTGGTGAAGTGATCCTGACTGAGAAGACCACAGCAGCACTGAACGCTAAACTGAAAGGATGACCCGCCACTGGCACGCCATTTCTGGCTGTCACTTTTAATAAAAAGCTTGTTAAAAGCTCATGCTGAACAACTGGGTTTGTCTCAAATCACTGCTTGAAGGTGACTAACTTTTGCTGAGGTAGATATTCTGCAAAGTCAAGCCGGTAACATGATGAAGGTGCCACCCTGTTTTCCTGATTCTTGCTGACAAGGCAGCAAGATTGCATTACATCTAGATGCTTGGAAATCTATACTGAAATGTACAATAGCAATACATAACACAGCAGATTTACTTTCAGTGGTGAAAAACTGCATGTCAGGAAATGTGCTTGACTAGCAACATTAGATGCAAAGTATTGATATGATTTGCTTTTTTCCTACCATGTCTCATTAAGATGAGACTCATGACTCCTCAAGACTTGGTGGTAGGCTTCTTGCTCCCTCTTCtgcttccactttatttttgataACGGTCCCTGTACATTTCTCTATGCTACAACTTGCAACAGCTCTCCTCCACTGCTCTATACACCACCTCCCTTTTTGTGTCCCACtcaactcctcctcctctcattgAGATGGGCATCACGACTCCTCCAGACTCTGTCTTTCTGCTCGCATGAACAGGAGGTGCAGAGGGAAAGCAGAGCAGCTGTATAGGTTCAGTCTGACGTGCAGAGAACCATGCTGTCAGATGTCCATCTCACTCTATTTTTAACCTCTAACCTGCTGGAAATCATTAAAACATGATGCAGCTATGTATCATATTCAGGCAAGATTTCATTTAAGTACCGCTGCAAAATTCTCAGAGGAACTGGCCCATTGGATGGTGAGCAGTAACAGCTGCTGTGTGGATATAAACAGAGTGGAAAATGTTTTGCCACTGGTTAAAAATGCTGTCGGGTTGATAGATTAAAAATAGGTGCAGTGTGGAATGCtaaatgttagaaaaacaaggggtgggtgggtgggggggggggggggggcagttaTCATGAAAACTATTATTTGGGGGGAAAATGGAGCTGTTCATGTAAATGATCAATTTATGTCCTTAATGAGAAACTCCAGATAATGAAAGCTTTCATTTTGATAAAATATAGGGTGTACGATTGTTTTGAAAATTCATTTCCATCTGTTTCTAGTAAATGAGATGAACTCTGTTCAGTCTTGAAAGtgcaatgaagaaaaatattcaaaaaccTCGTATTCAGGTTTTGTGACACAACTTCACATCAAACTCAGCATGTCCTACAATCATGCAATAATGACATCATGCACGATTTACTCAGTCTGCATTTCCTGTAAGATCGTTGGGGTGATTTTTGCCTTTTAGAAAGAACAGTGTGATAATGTCACCTCCAGCCAATGACTATgaccacagactgtataaaaGATGACTCGTGACCATGTTGGCACCGTCTGGTTTTATGGGgggttgttgtttatttatttatttattattttattttatgattattatttgttttattgttttaatattttttcagaTAATTCTGCTTTATGAAAATGTTCCAAAAGAGTGAGGCcttacagacagacagacaggggGAGGGCTTCTCTGAGAGCTGACCAATTTTAAACTACAGGGGGCTCCACCTGACTCCACTCACTAGTGGTGTAAGTGGCATGCATGACTCCGTTTCCAACGGTGAGTGGAGCGGATAATAAAGATTAAATATCTGCTACTCTAGCCTTAACTGTGGGGGAGAGACACTTGAATAATATACCTTGTACTAGCATCACattatgtttatatttaacttttttttacttgGCTAACTGAAAAGTCCAACTCTGCGCTCTGTGACATGAATGGGTCGAGTCtgtatttggggtttttttgttggtgtCAGCCACAGGTGAATGTACTGAGAAGGTAAATCCTTTTCAGCAACTTAActggaggaactgcagtttctgcCAATTCCATATTTGCTGCTTTGTTCAGCTCTGGAGGCTGGTGCTTGATTGTGACACATGAATTGTTCTTTTGGCTTTTACGATTCTTCAGTGTCCTTTGATAAGGAAGCAGCAGTGCTGTGAATCATAGCTGAGGTGCCAATGATGCTCTCAGTTACCAGCGAGAGAAACCCCACTGCTAAAAGCTTCTGATCTGCTCAGTGACGATGGAGATTTAATATTTGTTCATGCACGTGCTGAACACCTGCACTAGAAACCTCTAAAAGAACAAAGCACGAGTGTAAAGAAACAATGTGCTGCAAAAACTGACAAAATGACATGGGGGCGGTGTGGACAGTTTCAATTTAATGTAATCAAAAAGAATCAGGGGTGTCCAGTCCAGTCCGCACACCAAAGTGTCCATGGGCAAAATACTGAACCCCGAGTTGCTGTGTACATCAGAGTATGAATCttagacagaaagcacttagaCACAGAAGATAGAAGATAAAATTCAAATAGATTAGTACCTTCCAAATTAAATGACTCATATCAGTCAAAGTCTAAAGATCTTGACCAGCAAAGTAGCATCTCCATGTTAATCACTACACTCAGAAACTctattccctctgacttttatAAGGTGGCAAATAAATTTTCATGCACCCACATGTGTGCACACAAATCCACCATGAGCATCAGACAAACTCCCACTGGGAGTATAAACAGGGCCTGTTAGTACTTCTTACTTCGGCCTGTGTGAAACCAATCACAGGCCATCTGGAGCACGGCCCCCGGTGAGAGCAGCAGGTGGGACCCTGTGGGTTAAATGAGCTGTTATCTGTAACCAGCTTAACTCCCACATGGCTAACCTCTGTATCTACATCAGTCGGTTAGCATCCCACACTTGAACCCTTTAAAACCAGTTCGGCTCCTGCTTCCTGCTGATTGGTATTGACTGGTTTCTCATTGATCACAGTgctcacagagagaaagaaggcaCGTCTGCAATGAATAAGGTGGTGTCAGTTAATTGGTTAAATAGCAGCAAAGGCCTGAGTGGAGCGGAGTAGTCAGAGGCAACTATCATGGCTGTTATGTCATattaaaaagttgtttttttaaacatgaacacatagattaaaaaaaacaaaaaaaatctgtcttgTTGCTTTTATAGTGCAATTGATATATTCTGAACTAAAAAACCCACACCTATGATTGTAACagaaaatcatttattttaaaagaacagaatagtGTTACATTTACTAatttttactattttaaatataacaaaCACGGCTAACCAGCAGTTAGGGTGCATATATCCCATGCAGCAGATTCCTGCTTCAGATACTGCCCTCCTCTattttccctctcttcttcctctgtccttatcaaaataaaagcaacatacctcaaattaaacattattattattgtattaaaaTTTGGAGTGATgcaatgaattaaaaacaaaattaggCGTTTTTCCCCACAAGTActccagcagcagcttctgatGTCAACTAGTGAGGAGACGCTCAGTACTGACATTTCGATGCTGTGTCGAGTTCACAAAGTGCAGATGTTTCAAAAAACTGCTCCAAACCCACGTCACATCACCAGAGCTCAGTGAGGTTTTTTCACCCCGGTTTTGACAGGTAGCTTACCTGCTGCTACTAGGCTTGACTGACAGAGTGTAGAGCAAACTTGATGACACcgcaaactcccagaaagcttAAAAGCCATCATCATCACTAGCAGAAACCACAGCAAGAGACAGTTTGTGGGAATTTTTTTGACAGCCAGGTTAGAGAAGCTCATTTTACCCACAGTGCAACTGGTGATCCTGCTGTAGAGGTCAAAAGATACCTCACTAATCATTTGTTCCAAGGGCATATGATCCACTAGTTTATTGGCAAGTGAATTTGTGGTATATCCATGACTTTCCATCTCAGCAAAAACTACAAAATTCCTGCGTAGACTTGCAACAACTGAGTTATGTGACTTAATTTGCTAAGAGagaagtgaaaaacagaaaatgaaatcattttGAATAAAAATCTGCACATATGACAAATGAAGACATTAGACATCATTTACCTGATTTTCTCTTATTGATCTTCATTTTCTATCAGCACAATGACTCATTCATTCACACTTCAATCCACCGCACAGGACACATCTTCCACAAGGACTACGTTTAGCATACCTACAAAGACAACGTTTATTTCCACAAAACCTGTGTGGTTATCACAACAAACATAGTGGCATTTTGTCAGGgtactgggtctgtgacccagtgttttgtgtttgttggttaATTTATATTCCttcattattgttattcatGGTTTGGggtctttttaatgttttttgctCATGTTTATTCTTAGTTCCTAGGATTTAGGTTTCTGTTACTTTGCCTTTCCCGTGTTCCACGTCTAGTCACTCTTGTCTCCATGTTCcttctgtctccccagtcagtcatgtctctgtgtctcagtgtcaagtctgtctttgtgattgtcacctgttttattttgatagtccctgtcctgtgtgcagtgtatctagttttgcttcctcttgtctcattatgtctgattagtcccagctgtgtttccctcctgtttcccattccctcgtTACTCCCTtttgtatttaagccctgtgttttcctttgcccTTTGTTGTGTCATACCTCCTTATGTGCTGTATGTCTCTCCACAGTTCTGGTTTCTAGCTTTGTTCTGTACTTCTACTTTCCTAGTGTTTTTTGTTCTTAGTTTCTTTCTCaaggttttggtttgttttttttagtttatttttatggaGGAGTTTTCCCAGCGAATAAAGCTGGGAATCTAAGTTTACCTTTTTCGTTTTTGAGTCCTGTATTTGGACccacttcctgcctgccacagcacAGCCATGACAcctcttttatttctgtatttagtTTATAAATTGGTTTGTTGTGCACTGCACTGAAttacagagatttttttttcttgttttgttgtttgttgctgtgtCAATCGTAGTTATTGATAATATGGTCTAATAAATAGCCTTATTTAGAACTGTGCAGCGCCTCTATGTCATTTAACACAAAAGCATTATCAAAATGTAACAATAGCAAAAGACGCCAGCAGGTGTTTCTGTGGAGAAGGGTCCTAAAATGTTACGAAAACTCGATATGATTCACACACAATCCTGAACATTTCTGGGTTTCACAAAGCCTTCACTAATATTAACTGGCAGCAATAGACTGCAACTGACCACAAAACCATACCATTGGATGGATGCTAAACTAATAAACCTAACATACGGCAGACATACTAATAATTTATAATGTTAAATCGACACTTTAGAAAAAGCAACCACTACTAAATATTTCCGACCTGGTCTTAAACCTACAATCTAAAATGAGGGTTAATTTAGCTATCCCACCCCCATCATCAATTGCACTTGGTTCTACCTGGAACCTTTAAAAGACACTTGGGATGCCTGGCgatctcctgacctgaacccgcACTTCAAATGTTTCATTTCAGGTAAAAGTTGaaagttttattttctattGGCTTAACCAAACCTGGCAGCCCAAATAAGTATTTTGATTTCTGGATGAGACCTTCACCAGTATCTTCTTGGGGGCAACCAAGATGGAAGCACATGAAACAAAACACCAATGACTAAAACATCACAGTGGAGTCCAATGTTTACTCTATTGCATACTTTTGGTTGCTAACAGTTTCTGTTCGTGCATCCATAACTGCCTGTTTTATGTTCCACTGTGTTCACCAGCCTGACAGTATGTCTGTGCACTTGAGTTTTGACTGATTTCAGCTGACAGTCCCGTTTATGGTAAAGAACACAAAACGTTGAGGGCATGACTCAATGTAGTGCTTTGCAAAGCTGGTTCATGTGAAGACACTTGGTAGATTCGCTTCTATCAGCAACAGATTGAAACTTTGTTTAAAAATTTCAGTACaaagtgaaaacagaattttactGTCTAGTATCCATAATATCACAATGTGCTGACAATGTGCCAGTAAGCCTGCAGCACCAATTTAAGACACTCTCCCATCAATGTGAAGAAAGTTTGTAAGCCAAAAACACTCATTGCTTTTTTGGCATGTATTCACCATAGATTCTTTTCAATGAGTTTATGCAATATCACATTTATTCCCATTCAGAGTGCAGGAATTTTTCACCAAGCCCTTGGTGATTTGTACTGATTAGGGGAGAGTTAGACCACTGCAGCAAAATGGCTTAAAGTCTGGGCTCTGTGGTCTCGTGTGTGTGAACCACTCTTTTGCTATTGAGCCCAGTTAATCGTGGCACTGTCATCTTAAACATCTGAGTGTCATCAGGGGGGAAAGAAATGTCCACTGATG from Pelmatolapia mariae isolate MD_Pm_ZW linkage group LG18, Pm_UMD_F_2, whole genome shotgun sequence includes the following:
- the LOC134617308 gene encoding zona pellucida sperm-binding protein 4-like, which gives rise to MKLFKLLFSVVVVCVCCVTAQHSWKIPLQKPQTSHSFQWSQQQSNVPPTIAPLDKCLVEEAQKIRCGTPDLTPEQCEKMNCCFDGLQCYYGKTVTVQCTRDGQFVVVVARDATLPPIELDSIGLLETDDVFCTPVDSTSAFVIFQFPVTACGTTVTEEDGFVVYENHMSSSYEVGVGLKGSITRDSHFELLFQCRYSGTATEALILEVNPVPPPVPVAAAGPLRVELRLGSGQCRTKGCVEEVAAYSSFYAPSDYPITKVLREPVYVEVRILARSDPNIILNLEHCWATSNPNPDSLPQWDLLFNGCPYHDDKYLTTVVHVDGSSGLQYPTHHKRFVIKMFTFVDPNDFFPQKDRVFIHCTTAVCYPTSMDSCEQYCHRQRRAVSAARKVSQSQRGLVSSGEVILTEKTTAALNAKLKG